Proteins encoded by one window of Odocoileus virginianus isolate 20LAN1187 ecotype Illinois unplaced genomic scaffold, Ovbor_1.2 Unplaced_Contig_22, whole genome shotgun sequence:
- the PORCN gene encoding protein-serine O-palmitoleoyltransferase porcupine, whose product MATFSRQEFFQQLLQDCLLPTAQQGLDQIWLLLAICLGCRLLWRLGLPSYLKHASTVAGGFFSLYHFFQLHMVWVVLLSLLCYLVLFLCRHSSHRGVFLSVTILIYLLMGEMHMVDTVTWHKMRGAQMIVAMKAVSLGFDLDRGEVGAVPSPVEFMGYLYFVGTIVFGPWISFHSYLQAVQGRPLSRRWLQKAARSLALALLCLVLSTCVGPYLFPYFIPLDGDRLLRNKKRKVRGTMVRWLRAYESAVSFHFSNYFVGFLSEATATLAGAGFTEEKDHLEWDLTVSKPLNVELPRSMVEVVTSWNLPMSYWLNNYVFKNALHLGTFSAVLVTYTASALLHGFSFHLAAVLLSLAFITYVEHVLRKRLARILSACVLSKRCPPDCSHQHRLGLGVRALNLLFGALAIFHLAYLGSLFDVDVDDTTEEQGYGMAYTVHKWSELSWASHWVTFGCWIFYCLIG is encoded by the exons ATGGCCACCTTCAGCCGCCAGGAATTTTTCCAGCAGCTCCTGCAGGACTGTCTCCTGCCTACTGCCCAGCAGGGCCTTGACCAGATCTGGCTGCTCCTTGCCATCTGTCTTGGCTGCCGCCTCCTCTGGAGGCTTG GGTTGCCATCCTACCTGAAGCATGCAAGCACcgtggcaggtggcttcttcagCCTCTACCACTTCTTCCAGCTGCACATGGTTTGGGTCGTGCTGCTCAGCCTCCTGTGCTACCTCGTGCTGTTCCTCTGCCGACATTCTTCCCATCGGGGCGTCTTCCTCTCCGTCACCATCCTCATCTACCTGCTTATGGG TGAGATGCACATGGTGGATACCGTGACATGGCACAAGATGCGAG GGGCCCAGATGATCGTGGCCATGAAGGCGGTGTCTCTGGGCTTCGACCTGGACAGGGGCGAAGTGGGCGCAGTGCCCTCGCCTGTGGAGTTCATGGGCTACCTCTACTTCGTGGGCACCATCGTGTTCGGGCCCTGGATATCCTTCCACAGCTACCTACAGGCCGTCCAAGGTCGCCCGCTG AGCCGCCGATGGCTGCAGAAGGCAGCGCGGAGCCTGGCGCTGGCCCTGCTGTGCCTTGTGCTGTCCACCTGTGTGGGGCCCTACCTCTTCCCGTACTTCATTCCCCTCGATGGTGACCGCCTCCTTCGCAA CAAGAAACGCAAAGTCAG GGGCACCATGGTAAG GTGGCTGCGAGCCTACGAGAGTGCTGTCTCCTTCCACTTCAGCAACTACTTTGTGGGCTTTCTGTCCGAAGCCACGGCCACGTTGGCAGGGGCTGGCTTCACCGAGGAGAAGGATCACCTGGAatg GGACCTGACAGTCTCTAAGCCACTGAATGTGGAGCTGCCCCGGTCTATGGTGGAAGTTGTTACAAGTTGGAACCTGCCCATGTCTTATTGGCTAAATAACT ATGTTTTCAAGAATGCTCTCCACCTGGGGACCTTCTCAGCCGTGCTGGTCACCTATACAGCCAGTGCCCTCCTGCAC ggcTTCAGCTTCCACCTGGCTGCAGTACTGCTGTCCCTGGCATTTATCACTTACGTGGAGCATG TTCTGCGAAAGCGCCTGGCTCGGATTCTCAGTGCCTGTGTCTTATCTAAACGGTGCCCACCAGACTGTTCACACCAGCATCGCTTG GGCCTGGGGGTGCGAGCCTTAAACCTGCTCTTTGGGGCCCTGGCCATCTTCCACCTGGCCTACCTGGGCTCCCTGTTTGATGTTGATGTGGACGACACCACAGAGGAACAG GGCTACGGCATGGCATACACGGTCCACAAGTGGTCAGAGCTCAGCTGGGCCAGTCACTGGGTCACTTTTGGATGCTGGATCTTCTACTGTCTAATAGGCTGA